A single genomic interval of Anopheles marshallii chromosome 2, idAnoMarsDA_429_01, whole genome shotgun sequence harbors:
- the LOC128718405 gene encoding ras-associated and pleckstrin homology domains-containing protein 1-like, translated as MVKYFVMMATVVAIAQALDSGEAGIDVKINVEKNSNSYLSGRLSQGSFVYGLNVDKQKDNHFQHKVKGPDDVTYGCYGFVDPDGKPHLVHYVSDLKGYRVVQPDSATKIYVARLESSINNVYQAPQEKNVQWKDLFFPPACKQALNETELDITSAPTTTTTTPRPFVPKERVTPTPSPPTPAPEEDTPPTTPRRPPVKPSPTPTTTTPSPSTPEEEIAPSTRRPSLPKYPLTPRPSKPLPPPNVITNDPEPKPSDMCSSVVQAPPTQPACSKVCDELKNELEDIKGKLNTLLDTLAEKPKSGADGSGTKFAYFPVMLSDGLPDGVDASSSKFVFPAAPQQCGNQ; from the exons atggtgaaatattttgtgATG ATGGCAACGGTTGTTGCAATCGCGCAAGCTCTAGACTCCGGGGAAGCGGGGATCGATGTGAAGATCAACGTGGAGAAGAATTCCAACTCGTACCTGAGTGGACGGCTATCACAAGGATCGTTCGTGTATGGGCTGAACGTGGATAAGCAGAAAGACAACCATTTCCAGCACAAAGTCAAGGGCCCGGATGATGTGACGTACGGTTGCTACGGGTTCGTCGATCCGGACGGTAAACCACATCTCGTGCACTACGTATCCGATCTCAAAGGATACCGTGTCGTACAACCGGACTCCGCCACCAAGATTTACGTCGCGCGTCTCGAGAGCAGCAT AAACAACGTATATCAGGCACCACAGGAGAAGAACGTCCAGTGGAAGGATCTGTTCTTCCCGCCAGCCTGTAAGCAAGCGTTAAATGAAACGGAGCTAGACATCACATCGGCACCCACTaccacaaccaccacaccTCGTCCATTTGTGCCTAAAGAACGCGTGACACCAACCCCATCGCCTCCAACACCTGCCCCTGAAGAGGATacacctcccaccaccccacGTCGTCCACCTGTAAAACCATCACCAACCCCGACGACCACAACACCTTCACCCTCAACACCTGAAGAGGAAATAGCACCCTCCACACGTCGTCCATCTTTGCCAAAATACCCCTTGACACCTAGACCATCGAAACCGCTGCCACCACCAAACGTGATAACAAACGATCCAGAGCCCAAGCCCAGCGATATGTGTTCGTCGGTTGTGCAGGCCCCACCGACCCAGCCCGCCTGCTCGAAGGTATGCGACGAGCTCAAGAACGAACTAGAGGACATTAAGGGGAAACTTAATACCCTGCTAGATACGTTGGCGGAGAAACCGAAAAGTGGAGCAGATGGTAGTGGTACCAAGTTTGCCTACTTCCCGGTCATGCTAAGTGATGGACTGCCAGATGGAGTGGATGCCAGCTCTTCCAAGTTTGTGTTCCCAGCGGCTCCACAACAGTGCGGTAATCAGTAA
- the LOC128707909 gene encoding uncharacterized protein LOC128707909, protein MMKYFVLLATVVAVAQALHYGDEGIDVKINVEKNSNSYLSGRLPQGSFEYGLDVVKQKDNHFQHKVKGPDDVTYGCYGFVDPDGKPHLVHYVSDLKGYRIVPPESATKIYISRLERSINNVYQASQEKNVQWKDLFFPPACKQLYTETKVSAPPTTPRPAPRAPSTTRRPPPTPRRVTPALPPPPPPAAPEPEFTASSNLCPSVVQAPPADLAPQPACSKVCDDLKGELEDIKAKLNKLLDTLAEKPKGKAGGDGTKFAYFPVMLSDGLPDGVDASSSKFVFPAVPQQCGNQ, encoded by the exons atgatgaaatatttcgtgCTG TTGGCAACGGTTGTTGCAGTCGCGCAAGCACTTCACTACGGTGACGAGGGCATCGATGTGAAGATCAACGTGGAGAAGAACTCCAACTCGTACCTGAGTGGACGGCTACCACAAGGATCGTTCGAGTATGGATTGGACGTGGTGAAGCAGAAAGATAACCATTTCCAGCACAAAGTCAAGGGCCCGGATGATGTGACGTACGGTTGCTACGGGTTCGTCGATCCGGACGGTAAACCACATCTCGTGCACTACGTATCGGATCTCAAAGGATACCGCATTGTACCTCCGGAATCTGCCACCAAGATCTACATCTCGCGTCTTGAGCGTAGCAT AAACAACGTGTATCAGGCATCGCAGGAGAAGAACGTCCAGTGGAAGGATCTGTTCTTCCCGCCGGCCTGCAAGCAGCTGTACACCGAAACGAAGGTATCTGCTCCACCAACCACACCACGACCGGCACCCCGTGCTCCATCCACCACACGTCGTCCACCACCGACACCACGCCGCGTTACACCTGCCctgccgccgccaccaccaccagctgcTCCAGAGCCAGAGTTCACCGCTTCCAGCAATTTGTGTCCGTCGGTTGTACAGGCCCCACCGGCAGATCTTGCACCACAGCCCGCCTGCTCTAAGGTGTGTGACGATCTGAAGGGCGAACTAGAGGACATTAAGGCGAAGCTGAATAAGCTGCTCGATACGCTGGCGGAAAAGCCGAAGGGTAAGGCAGGTGGTGACGGTACCAAGTTTGCCTACTTCCCGGTCATGTTGAGTGATGGACTGCCGGACGGAGTGGATGCCAGCTCTTCCAAGTTTGTGTTCCCAGCGGTTCCGCAACAGTGCGGCAATCAGTAA